One genomic window of Arthrobacter caoxuetaonis includes the following:
- a CDS encoding FmdB family zinc ribbon protein: protein MPLYAYRCSHCSDFELHSPMQQVRDEVPCPDCGGASKRLITAPYLSRASSSAYKLIEGTARTAAEPAVVTSPGAWPRRSSGTTSNPLHQKLPRPD, encoded by the coding sequence ATGCCGCTCTACGCCTACCGCTGTTCCCACTGCAGCGATTTCGAGCTCCACTCACCCATGCAGCAGGTTCGCGATGAAGTCCCCTGCCCGGACTGCGGCGGGGCGTCGAAGCGGCTCATCACCGCACCGTACCTTTCCAGGGCCTCGTCGAGTGCCTACAAGCTGATCGAAGGCACCGCACGCACTGCCGCTGAACCAGCAGTGGTGACTTCGCCCGGGGCATGGCCCCGCCGAAGCAGCGGGACAACCTCCAATCCGCTGCACCAAAAGCTCCCCAGGCCTGACTAG
- a CDS encoding NAD(P)-dependent alcohol dehydrogenase, producing MKALQYRSIGSAPEIVEIDTPEPGPGQIRLKVTAAGVCHSDEYIMSLPEDQYIYGLPLTLGHEGAGTVDMIGEGVKHIEEGQSMAIYGPWGCGLCYECSSGRENYCRNAAKYGIAPPGLGAPGAMAEYIIVDSARHLVPLGDLDPVQNVSLTDAGLTPYHAIKGSLEKLPSGSTAVVIGVGGLGHVAIQILRSLTAATVVALDIDPAKLDLATSVGAQYAFPSEHGTVDIIKDLTRGLGVDAVFDFVTNQATLDMGQAMVRSQGDQVLVGVGSGTLKVGLTATASWETSIRAPYWGSRTELFEVLDLARDEGLNVHTEVFSLEDAPAAYEKLKSNQLVGRAVVVP from the coding sequence ATGAAGGCTCTTCAGTACCGCAGCATCGGCTCCGCCCCGGAAATCGTGGAGATCGACACTCCGGAGCCCGGACCCGGGCAGATCCGCTTGAAGGTGACCGCGGCCGGGGTGTGTCATTCGGACGAATACATCATGTCCCTGCCTGAGGACCAGTACATCTACGGGCTGCCCCTGACGCTGGGCCATGAAGGCGCCGGAACGGTGGACATGATCGGCGAGGGTGTGAAGCACATCGAAGAAGGACAGTCGATGGCCATCTACGGGCCCTGGGGCTGCGGTCTCTGCTACGAATGCTCCTCGGGCCGGGAAAACTACTGCCGGAATGCAGCCAAATACGGCATTGCCCCTCCCGGGCTCGGTGCCCCCGGAGCCATGGCCGAGTACATCATTGTGGACAGCGCCCGGCACCTGGTTCCGCTCGGCGACCTGGACCCGGTTCAGAACGTCTCCCTGACGGACGCAGGCCTGACTCCCTACCACGCGATCAAGGGATCCCTGGAAAAGCTGCCCTCGGGTTCCACCGCAGTCGTCATCGGAGTGGGCGGCCTGGGGCACGTGGCGATCCAGATCCTCCGCTCGCTCACCGCGGCGACCGTCGTCGCCCTGGACATCGACCCGGCGAAGCTGGACCTGGCGACCTCTGTGGGCGCCCAGTACGCCTTCCCGTCCGAACACGGGACGGTGGACATCATCAAGGACCTCACCCGGGGGCTGGGGGTGGACGCCGTCTTCGACTTCGTGACGAACCAGGCAACGCTGGACATGGGCCAGGCGATGGTCCGGTCGCAGGGTGACCAGGTACTGGTGGGAGTCGGCTCCGGCACGCTGAAGGTGGGCCTCACCGCGACAGCCTCGTGGGAGACCTCCATCCGTGCTCCCTACTGGGGCTCGCGGACTGAGCTGTTCGAAGTGCTGGACCTGGCCCGCGATGAAGGCCTCAACGTGCACACCGAAGTCTTCTCCCTCGAGGATGCTCCGGCGGCCTACGAGAAGCTGAAGAGCAACCAGCTTGTGGGCCGAGCGGTTGTAGTTCCGTAG
- a CDS encoding SDR family oxidoreductase produces the protein MNSSAGHKSGRLRRLEGRTAVVTGASRGIGLAIARRFVDEGARVLLTAREEPPLLDAAAGFPEGTVLTAAGNSADPIHQREVLDLVAREFGRLDVLVNNAGTNPVYGPLLDLDLDAARKIMEVNVLAALGWVQAACRHPRAGFLDGGGSVINMSSVSAQTPAKGIAWYGISKAALEQLTRSLAVELAPAVRVNALAPAVVRTRFSRALYEGREEKVARSYPLGRLGSPEDVAAGAAFLASDDAAWVTGQILTLDGGLLVAGGSA, from the coding sequence GTGAACAGCTCCGCCGGACATAAGTCCGGCCGCCTCCGCCGGCTGGAAGGCCGCACCGCCGTCGTAACCGGAGCAAGCCGCGGTATTGGCCTTGCCATTGCCCGGCGCTTCGTGGACGAAGGTGCCCGCGTGCTCCTGACCGCCCGCGAGGAGCCTCCCCTCCTGGACGCGGCTGCGGGTTTCCCGGAGGGGACGGTCCTGACTGCCGCGGGGAACTCAGCAGATCCGATCCATCAGCGCGAGGTCCTCGACCTGGTGGCCCGGGAGTTCGGCCGGCTGGATGTCCTCGTGAACAATGCGGGCACTAATCCGGTCTACGGTCCGCTGCTGGACCTGGACCTGGATGCGGCGCGGAAGATCATGGAAGTGAATGTCCTGGCTGCCCTGGGCTGGGTGCAGGCGGCCTGCCGGCATCCCCGGGCCGGTTTCCTGGACGGAGGCGGGTCGGTGATCAATATGTCCTCCGTGAGCGCCCAAACACCGGCCAAGGGCATCGCCTGGTACGGGATCAGCAAGGCCGCGCTGGAGCAGCTCACCCGTTCCCTCGCCGTCGAACTCGCACCGGCGGTGCGCGTGAACGCGCTGGCACCCGCCGTCGTCAGGACCCGCTTCTCCCGGGCCCTTTATGAGGGCCGAGAGGAGAAGGTTGCCCGGTCCTATCCCCTGGGCCGGCTGGGCAGCCCGGAAGATGTCGCGGCCGGAGCAGCCTTCCTCGCGTCCGACGACGCCGCCTGGGTCACCGGGCAGATCCTTACGCTCGACGGTGGGCTCCTGGTCGCCGGCGGCTCGGCCTGA